One Chitinophagaceae bacterium genomic window, CCTGAATTTAGGCTAATTTTAACTCTCAAACAGTAATTATGACAACCGCAAGGGTAAATCCGAAAATTGAAAAAAGCTGGGAGGCGCTGCTCAAGGGAAGTTTCAAGGATCCCTATTTTCATGAAATAAAAAAGTATTTACTAAATGAAAAACAAAAAGGTAAGCTAATATACCCCCAAGCAAAAAATATTTTTAAAGCTTTTGACTTATGTCCGGTTGACCATGTTAAAATAATCATACTAGGACAAGATCCTTATCATGGAGAGGGACAAGCTCATGGTCTTTCTTTTTCAGTTCCTGATGGAATCAAGCCTCCCCCTTCTTTGAAAAATATTTTTAAAGAGATAATTGATGATATCGGTGAACTAAACATAAAAAACGGTAATTTAGAAAACTGGGCAAAACAAGGTGTTTTATTATTGAATGCAATACTCACAGTAGAAGCATCTAAACCGGCTTCGCACAGTAAAATTGGATGGCATTATTTCACAAATTCAGTGATTACAAAATTATCTGAACAAAAAAGCAAGCTGGTATTTATGCTATGGGGAAAATATGCTCAAGAAAAAATTCAAATGATTGATCAAAAAAAACATCTGGTTTTAACAGCCCCACACCCTTCCCCATTTTCAGCAGATAAAGGATTTTTTGGCTGCAAGCACTTTTCCAAAGCAAATCATTACTTAGTCAAAAATAATAAATCTGCGATAAAATGGTAGTTAATATAGTATTCGAAATTTACCTTAAAAAAGATTAAACCAAAGTGGAAAATGAATAAAATCAATCCTATTGATAAATTTCCTTCTGAACTGGATTTTTATAAACTACTGATAGAAGGTGTGCATGACGGAATTGTAGTTGTTTCTGAAAATCTGGAAATTTTAATTGTAAATGATTCCTTTTGTAAAATTACAGGATATAGTCAGAGTCAATTGCTGGGAAAAAAAATTAACCTGGTATTGGGATTAAATGAAGAACAAACATTAGCATCAAAGAAAAGAATAGAACTACGAAAAAAAGGGTTTAGAGAAAAATACATTTTCCATTTAAAAAGTCGTGATGGAGAATTTAAAAGATTTGAAGTATCTGCCAGCCCGGTTTTTGATAAAAACAATAACTTTATTGGTTCTATTGGAATACATAGGGATGTGAGCTTGGAAATTAGCCTAAGTCAGGAAAATCAACGATTAATCAATGCGGTAAATTCAGCTTCCGACATTATTCTGATAACTGACATATACACTAACATCTTATACCTCAATCAGGCAGGAATAAAATTTTTAAAGCTTACAGACTTTAAACCCGGAAAATATAATTTATCCAAATTTCTTTCCAAACCTTTTAAGAATAAGCTGAGTGAAGAAATTATACCCGCTCTATTGCAAAATGAGGCTTTCAAAGGTGAAGTGAATTTAAAAATCAACAATCGCCAGTTCAAAACTACAGCCAATATCAACTGTGTAATAAATAATAAAAATGAAATTGAAAATCTAACTATCGTATTGAGAGATATGTCTGAGTACGATACTTTAGTCAATGAAATAAATTTACTGGCTGAACTATCCGAACAAAGCAACTATCCGATTTTAAGAGTTGATAATAAAGGTAAAATAGAATATGCAAATAAAGCTTCACATATATTCTTTAATGATTGGGGCGTCAAAATAGGTGACAGTATTCCTATACTCTGGCATAAAAAAGTCACGAAAGTGATGGAAAATAGAATAGCTGCCAGTTTTGAATATACCCATGAGAGTAAAATTTTCGAAATAAATATTTCTCCCGTAAAATATCAGAAAAAAGTAAATATATATGCTTTTGAAATCAGTGAGCGTAAAAAAGCAGAAATGGCTCTCAAAGCAAGTGAAAACAGATTTAAAGCAGTTGTAAACGGTCAAACAGAAATGATAAGTCGGTTTTACCCGGACGGAACTCTGACATTTGTTAATAAAGCCTATGAAAAATATTTCAAAAAAAGCGAACAGGAGCTGTTCGGCCATAATTTTATTAATGCACTCCCTCAAAAACTGAAACAAAAGGCAAAAAAAGAGCTTTCTAAAATTACATTTAAAAATCCTAAAGTTGAGTATGAGGTCTCCTTTACAGATGAAAATGGAAAAAAAATATGGCAAAACTGGAAAA contains:
- a CDS encoding uracil-DNA glycosylase, with protein sequence MTTARVNPKIEKSWEALLKGSFKDPYFHEIKKYLLNEKQKGKLIYPQAKNIFKAFDLCPVDHVKIIILGQDPYHGEGQAHGLSFSVPDGIKPPPSLKNIFKEIIDDIGELNIKNGNLENWAKQGVLLLNAILTVEASKPASHSKIGWHYFTNSVITKLSEQKSKLVFMLWGKYAQEKIQMIDQKKHLVLTAPHPSPFSADKGFFGCKHFSKANHYLVKNNKSAIKW